From Pelomonas sp. SE-A7, a single genomic window includes:
- the nikC gene encoding nickel transporter permease — protein sequence MKASWRQWLLSEQPASRKQAMAGRAYETWRRFARNRLALVGLLLLAGLVLMALFAPWIAPSAPDVGDLMNARLLPPSSSHWMGTDEQGRDIFSRIVWGSRITLFVVTLVAVLAAPVGLVIGTLAGYFGGWVDALLMRLTDIFLAFPKLILALAFAAALGPGIENAVLAIAITAWPAYARIARAETLSLRHSDFIAAVRLMGASPWRIVSRHLMPLGLPSLIVRVTLDMAGIILTAAGLGFLGLGAQPPSPEWGAMIAAGRAFVLDQWWVAAGPGLAIFIVSLAFNLLGDGLRDALDPKDSE from the coding sequence ATGAAGGCGAGTTGGCGGCAATGGCTGCTCTCTGAGCAGCCGGCCTCGCGCAAGCAGGCCATGGCCGGCCGGGCCTACGAGACCTGGCGGCGCTTTGCCCGCAACCGCCTGGCCCTGGTCGGCCTGCTGCTGCTCGCCGGCCTGGTGCTGATGGCCCTGTTCGCGCCCTGGATCGCGCCCAGTGCGCCCGATGTCGGCGACCTGATGAACGCCCGGCTGCTGCCGCCCTCGTCAAGCCACTGGATGGGCACGGACGAGCAGGGCCGCGACATCTTCTCGCGCATAGTCTGGGGCTCGCGGATCACGCTCTTCGTCGTCACCCTGGTGGCGGTGCTGGCGGCGCCGGTGGGCCTGGTCATAGGCACGCTGGCCGGCTACTTCGGCGGCTGGGTCGATGCGCTCCTGATGCGGCTGACCGACATCTTCCTGGCGTTTCCCAAGCTGATCCTGGCCCTGGCCTTCGCCGCGGCCCTGGGACCGGGCATAGAGAACGCGGTGCTGGCCATTGCCATCACGGCCTGGCCGGCCTATGCCCGCATCGCCCGCGCCGAAACCCTGAGCCTGCGCCACAGCGACTTCATCGCGGCCGTGCGCCTGATGGGCGCCTCGCCCTGGCGCATAGTCAGCCGCCACCTGATGCCGCTGGGCCTGCCCTCGCTGATCGTGCGGGTCACGCTGGACATGGCCGGCATCATCCTCACCGCCGCCGGCCTGGGCTTCCTCGGTCTGGGGGCGCAACCGCCCAGCCCCGAATGGGGCGCGATGATCGCCGCCGGCCGCGCCTTCGTGCTGGACCAGTGGTGGGTGGCCGCCGGACCGGGCCTGGCCATCTTCATCGTGAGCCTGGCCTTCAACCTCTTGGGTGATGGCCTGCGCGATGCGCTCGATCCGAAAGACAGCGAATGA
- a CDS encoding ABC transporter permease — translation MPSLRKFLPRAVARTVLSLALTYLGLLAVTFFIGRVVPTDPALAVAGDRASEEQLQRVRQELGLDRPLLYQFGVYLGKVARGDLGQSLLTSNPVAEDIARVFPATLELATVGIVFGVLLGVPLGVWAAVRRGRWVDQGLRVIGLLGYSVPIFWLGLMGLVLFYAKLGWVAGPGRIDIAYEYSVPTVSGLILLDAAMAGEWEAFRSALSHLALPGALLGYFAMAYISRMTRSFMLKELGQEYVVAARAKGLSEARIVWRHALRNAAVPLLTVIALSYAGLLEGSVLTETVFAWPGLGLYITNALQNADMNAVLGGTLVVGTIFIFINLLSDLLYRWLDPRTRS, via the coding sequence GTGCCTAGTCTTCGGAAGTTCCTGCCCCGGGCCGTGGCCCGCACCGTGCTGAGCCTGGCCCTGACCTACCTGGGCCTGCTGGCGGTCACCTTCTTCATAGGCCGGGTCGTGCCCACCGATCCGGCCCTGGCCGTGGCCGGCGACCGGGCCAGCGAGGAGCAACTGCAAAGGGTGAGGCAGGAGCTGGGCCTGGACCGACCGCTGCTCTATCAGTTCGGCGTCTACCTGGGCAAGGTGGCGCGCGGCGACCTCGGCCAGTCCCTGCTGACCAGCAATCCGGTGGCCGAGGACATCGCCCGCGTGTTTCCGGCCACGCTGGAGCTGGCCACGGTCGGCATCGTCTTCGGCGTGCTGCTGGGCGTGCCGCTGGGTGTGTGGGCCGCGGTGCGGCGAGGCCGCTGGGTCGACCAGGGCCTGCGCGTGATCGGCCTGCTGGGCTACTCGGTGCCCATCTTCTGGCTGGGCCTGATGGGCCTGGTGCTGTTCTACGCCAAGCTGGGCTGGGTGGCCGGACCGGGCCGCATCGACATCGCCTACGAGTACAGCGTGCCTACGGTGAGCGGCCTGATCCTGCTCGACGCGGCGATGGCCGGTGAATGGGAGGCCTTCCGCAGCGCGCTCTCACATCTGGCTCTGCCGGGCGCTCTGCTGGGCTATTTCGCGATGGCCTACATCAGCCGCATGACGCGTAGCTTCATGCTCAAGGAGCTGGGCCAGGAGTACGTGGTGGCGGCGCGGGCCAAGGGCCTGTCGGAGGCGCGCATCGTCTGGCGCCATGCGCTGCGCAATGCCGCCGTGCCGCTGCTGACCGTGATCGCACTCAGTTATGCCGGCCTGCTGGAAGGCTCGGTGCTGACCGAGACCGTTTTCGCCTGGCCGGGCCTGGGCTTGTACATCACCAACGCGCTGCAGAACGCCGACATGAATGCGGTGCTGGGCGGCACCCTGGTGGTCGGCACGATCTTCATCTTCATCAACCTGCTGAGCGACCTGCTGTACCGCTGGCTGGACCCGAGGACGCGCTCATGA
- a CDS encoding ABC transporter substrate-binding protein has protein sequence MPAAPRFPFAVLLTALSLALPLQAATPKDSLVQAMAFDDIISMDPAEAFEIAAGEIVGNTYERLTQFDIADPSKLSGQLAKGWTVSADGRSFTFELLPNLRFSSGNALTAEEVVWSLQRAVLLDKTPAFILTQLGLSKTNVAEKIRQTGPLTLTMETDKAYAPSFVLNCLSANVASVLDKKLLLSKAQGTDMGNAWLKQGHAGSGPYKLREWRANELLVLERNDQYHGRKPALVRAIYRHVKEAATQRLLLEKGDIDIARNLAPQDIDAMKGRPEVKLDATTKGTIYYLSLNQKNPHLAKPEVREAFKWLVDYEAIGATLIKNIGVVHQNLLPVGMLGAASDKPYKYDPAKAQALLAKAGLPQGFKLTLDMRTVQPVQGIAEAVQASARKAGIKIEIIPGDGKQTLTKYRARKHDIYIGEWASDYWDPHSNADAFTRNVDNSDEAKLKPLTWRNAWISPELTKKTDAALQERDTAKRAKAYQEIQAEFRKQSPFVIVYQQTAVAALRSNVEGFRIGPTSDTTFLAPVVKK, from the coding sequence TTGCCTGCCGCCCCCCGCTTCCCCTTCGCCGTCCTGTTGACCGCCCTGAGCCTGGCCCTGCCGCTGCAGGCCGCCACGCCCAAGGACAGCCTGGTCCAGGCCATGGCCTTCGACGACATCATCTCGATGGACCCGGCCGAAGCCTTCGAGATCGCCGCCGGCGAGATCGTCGGCAACACCTACGAACGGCTGACCCAGTTCGACATCGCCGACCCGAGCAAGCTCAGCGGCCAACTGGCCAAGGGCTGGACCGTGTCGGCCGATGGCAGGAGCTTCACGTTCGAGTTGCTGCCCAATCTGCGCTTCTCCTCGGGCAATGCGCTGACCGCCGAAGAAGTGGTGTGGTCGCTGCAGCGTGCCGTGCTGCTGGACAAGACGCCGGCCTTCATCCTCACCCAGCTGGGCCTGTCCAAGACCAATGTGGCCGAGAAGATCCGCCAGACCGGCCCGCTGACGCTGACCATGGAGACCGACAAGGCCTATGCGCCCAGCTTCGTGCTGAACTGCCTCAGCGCCAATGTGGCCTCGGTGCTGGACAAGAAGCTGCTGCTGTCCAAGGCCCAGGGCACGGACATGGGCAATGCCTGGCTCAAGCAGGGCCATGCCGGCTCCGGCCCCTACAAGCTGCGCGAATGGCGGGCCAACGAGCTGCTGGTGCTGGAGCGCAATGACCAGTACCACGGCAGGAAGCCGGCCCTGGTCCGCGCCATCTACCGCCATGTGAAGGAAGCCGCCACGCAGCGCCTGCTGCTGGAGAAGGGTGACATCGACATCGCCCGCAATCTGGCGCCGCAGGACATCGATGCGATGAAGGGCCGGCCCGAGGTCAAGCTCGACGCCACCACCAAGGGCACGATCTACTACCTGAGCCTGAACCAGAAGAACCCCCACCTGGCCAAGCCCGAGGTGCGCGAGGCCTTCAAGTGGCTGGTCGACTACGAGGCGATCGGCGCGACGCTGATCAAGAACATTGGTGTGGTCCACCAGAACCTGCTGCCGGTGGGCATGCTGGGCGCGGCCAGCGACAAGCCCTACAAGTACGACCCGGCCAAGGCCCAGGCCCTGCTGGCCAAGGCCGGTCTGCCGCAGGGCTTCAAGTTGACGCTGGACATGCGCACGGTGCAGCCGGTGCAGGGCATAGCCGAGGCGGTGCAGGCCTCGGCCCGCAAGGCCGGCATCAAGATCGAGATCATTCCCGGCGACGGCAAGCAGACCCTGACCAAATACCGCGCCCGCAAGCACGACATCTACATAGGCGAATGGGCCTCGGACTACTGGGACCCGCACAGCAATGCCGATGCCTTCACGCGCAATGTCGACAACAGCGACGAAGCCAAGCTCAAACCGCTGACCTGGCGCAATGCCTGGATTTCTCCCGAGCTGACCAAGAAGACCGACGCTGCGCTGCAGGAGCGCGACACGGCCAAGCGGGCCAAGGCCTACCAGGAGATCCAGGCCGAGTTCCGCAAGCAAAGCCCCTTCGTCATCGTCTACCAACAGACCGCGGTGGCCGCGCTGCGCAGCAACGTCGAGGGCTTCCGCATAGGGCCGACATCGGACACGACCTTCCTCGCGCCGGTGGTCAAGAAATAA
- a CDS encoding NHL repeat-containing protein — MPEGLNKPHRPPRRRSRKPLAALLSLLAMAAGLAWLLEPPEHPQVAMPAAAPPVAASVPAAEAAPPPPAPTLIGGPAHISLLAGDGTSGLRDGVAAQARFSDPYGLAAAPDGRLFIADGGEANRIRVLDIKRGQLSSLAGGEEGFQDGPSAQARFNTPSGLALDREGNLYIADTGNHAIRKLSPQGQVTTLAGDGKPGWKDGEGAQARFNAPLAVAVDAQGRVFVADTHNDRIRMITPEGQVSTLAGGNKPGEADGPGAKALFDTPSGLTLDANGLLWVADTQNHAIRSVDPASGEVQTWLRSPDEDDEALLRRPLSLAFTHDGVLLVGTMNKGGLLQVTPERQVFALTGGALRFSRPGGIAVDARGRVLVADAPAFRIHQVLPGEGESGPLGPALLQPPLETAKRWPLRPQQGWHEVVGLLGEVRGGRGKDRKLDSRHHLHAGLDIRGDTGEAVLTIADGKVLSPAASSGFARLGEGLAIGPLQYIHIRVGRDKFGKPLDAQRMSLVRNAAGKVERVRVARGTRFKAGEVIGFINPMAHVHLALGAPGFYRDAMSLGFEGFIDTVAPRIDSIELFDAAGKRLKRELAGALLLPRAPLQIVVDAWDQVDDNLERRRLGVQKLSWQLLNEDGTPLSGFEQPRETLNFEQLPVDDELGVKLAYAPASGITVHGARATQFRYQLANQVRDGKAVEGRWDPSGLPAGRYRLRVEVSDGNSNRAQRELVLRMD; from the coding sequence ATGCCTGAAGGATTGAACAAGCCCCACCGTCCGCCGCGCCGCCGCTCTCGCAAGCCGCTGGCCGCGCTCCTGAGCCTGCTGGCCATGGCCGCCGGCCTGGCCTGGTTGCTGGAGCCACCCGAGCATCCCCAGGTGGCCATGCCCGCCGCCGCGCCGCCCGTCGCAGCCTCGGTGCCGGCGGCCGAAGCCGCACCGCCACCGCCCGCTCCCACGCTGATTGGCGGCCCGGCCCATATCAGCCTGCTGGCCGGCGACGGCACCAGCGGCCTGCGTGATGGTGTTGCGGCCCAGGCGCGCTTTTCCGATCCCTACGGCCTGGCCGCCGCGCCGGACGGCCGACTCTTCATCGCCGATGGCGGCGAGGCCAACCGCATCCGCGTGCTGGACATCAAGCGCGGCCAGCTCAGCAGCCTGGCCGGCGGCGAAGAAGGCTTTCAGGACGGCCCGTCTGCCCAGGCCCGCTTCAATACGCCCTCCGGCCTGGCGCTGGACCGCGAAGGCAATCTCTACATCGCCGACACCGGCAACCATGCGATCCGCAAACTGAGCCCGCAGGGCCAGGTCACGACCCTGGCCGGCGACGGCAAGCCCGGCTGGAAGGACGGCGAAGGCGCGCAGGCGCGCTTCAATGCACCGCTGGCAGTGGCAGTCGATGCCCAGGGACGGGTCTTCGTCGCCGACACCCACAACGACCGCATCCGCATGATCACGCCCGAGGGCCAGGTGTCCACGCTGGCCGGCGGCAACAAGCCCGGCGAGGCCGACGGCCCGGGCGCCAAGGCGCTGTTCGACACGCCTTCCGGCCTCACGCTGGACGCGAACGGCCTGCTCTGGGTGGCCGACACGCAGAACCACGCGATCCGCTCGGTCGATCCGGCCAGCGGCGAGGTCCAGACCTGGCTGCGCAGCCCCGACGAGGACGACGAGGCCCTGCTGCGCCGACCGCTCAGCCTGGCCTTCACGCATGACGGCGTGCTGCTGGTCGGCACCATGAACAAGGGCGGCTTGCTGCAGGTCACGCCGGAGCGCCAGGTGTTCGCCCTGACCGGCGGTGCGCTGCGCTTCTCGCGGCCGGGTGGCATCGCCGTCGATGCACGCGGCCGGGTGCTGGTGGCCGATGCGCCGGCCTTCCGTATTCATCAGGTCTTGCCTGGTGAGGGCGAGTCCGGCCCGCTAGGCCCGGCGCTGCTGCAGCCGCCGCTGGAGACGGCCAAGCGCTGGCCCCTGCGGCCGCAACAGGGCTGGCATGAAGTCGTCGGCCTGCTGGGCGAGGTGCGCGGCGGCCGCGGCAAGGACCGCAAGCTGGACTCCCGCCACCACCTGCACGCCGGGCTGGACATCCGCGGCGACACGGGCGAGGCGGTCCTGACCATCGCCGACGGCAAGGTGCTGAGCCCGGCCGCCAGCAGCGGCTTCGCGCGACTCGGCGAGGGCCTGGCGATAGGGCCGCTGCAGTACATCCACATCCGCGTCGGCCGCGACAAGTTCGGCAAGCCGCTGGACGCGCAGCGCATGAGCCTGGTGCGCAACGCCGCCGGCAAGGTCGAACGGGTCCGTGTGGCCCGCGGCACCCGCTTCAAGGCCGGCGAGGTGATCGGCTTCATCAACCCCATGGCCCATGTGCACCTGGCCCTAGGCGCACCGGGCTTCTACCGCGATGCCATGAGCCTGGGCTTCGAGGGCTTCATCGACACGGTGGCGCCGCGCATAGATTCCATCGAGCTGTTCGACGCGGCCGGCAAGCGACTCAAGCGCGAACTGGCCGGCGCCCTGCTGCTGCCGCGCGCGCCGCTGCAGATCGTGGTCGATGCCTGGGACCAGGTCGACGACAACCTGGAGCGCCGCCGCCTGGGCGTGCAGAAGCTGTCGTGGCAATTGCTGAACGAAGACGGCACGCCGCTCTCCGGTTTCGAGCAACCACGCGAGACCCTGAACTTCGAGCAGCTGCCGGTGGATGACGAGCTGGGCGTCAAGCTGGCCTACGCGCCGGCCAGCGGCATCACGGTGCACGGCGCGCGGGCCACGCAGTTCCGCTATCAGCTGGCCAACCAGGTGCGGGACGGCAAGGCCGTCGAGGGACGCTGGGATCCCTCGGGCTTGCCGGCGGGTCGCTATCGGTTGCGGGTCGAGGTCAGCGATGGCAACAGCAATCGCGCGCAGCGGGAGCTGGTGCTGAGGATGGACTAG
- a CDS encoding PspC domain-containing protein: protein MSVTRRANSPQTGADEAERAMEKRRLYKPQDRLFGGVCEGIANWLGWNVGTVRLLMVLLIASGTGTLIYFLFWAFMPEEPSKPFDVNDYKRS, encoded by the coding sequence ATGAGCGTCACCAGACGGGCAAACAGCCCGCAGACCGGCGCCGACGAGGCGGAGAGAGCCATGGAGAAACGCAGGCTGTACAAGCCGCAGGACCGCCTCTTTGGCGGCGTGTGTGAAGGCATTGCCAACTGGCTCGGCTGGAATGTCGGGACGGTGCGCTTGCTGATGGTCCTCCTGATCGCATCCGGCACAGGCACGCTGATCTATTTCCTGTTCTGGGCCTTCATGCCGGAAGAGCCGAGCAAGCCCTTCGACGTGAACGACTACAAGCGCTCGTGA
- a CDS encoding EAL domain-containing protein, whose amino-acid sequence MSGNPLNSLGRALRFGLLALLLAALQASAADLQKLSAWPPAAGREPALEQALLRQLSASRWCDGGQLQALLQDRSVQLFRLEAPASATGPSLLVDEDPIVELFALAYRDDRGCARLKVGGRTQPNPPGSLISPWAHHDLQGREAASPLLVLIQDAKAVRAWVELMPREEFQRRTGQHWMAMAGFVGMLLLIPFLSLQLGVMGEGRLSLAYAFYVATLLFWSLQNFGLGQQWLSFWPASAWFPELHGLSVSLLTLGIGVATLAALQLRGRERLALAVPVAAVALLFGVAYKFEGLYRYSALALVLLAGAVISMLLRRLRARHSVDPWFLAGLGANMLGGGIQSLTIVLPDTALRGFGGYAFAVGNLVHAMAWVTAVQRRHARDREAQRLQLEFDATHDPVTRLPNRQWLDGRLQQSIDEIASAPLLSHGGLFVDLDRFKQINDTLGHSKGDELLCLLSARLADLFGDHGTVTRFGGDEYFVVVHEACGEAELALLGSDVLRRLQEPILLDGRTLRISASIGMVVIGEQYRIPEDVIRDADLALHRAKHRGRARFEIFEPAMRKAADERFRIESDMRGAIERQEFKPFFQPIIQLEGMSHAGFEALVRWEHGKQGFIGPGDFIPVAEENGLICEIGLQVMEGSMRQVAEWRRAGLWREGWYVSVNVSGVQLRDANLVERFAELRSLLGLRSGDIRIEVTESSVIANQDVAFGLLPRLKEQGFLLCMDDFGTGYSSLSYLSELPFDVLKIDRSFITDLCKRRELSALVTTVINLADTMGMLVVAEGIEEKDQCEALHGLHCGYGQGYLFSRPMNAEQATRWLEAASARSHPAAA is encoded by the coding sequence ATGAGCGGCAACCCGCTTAATAGCCTTGGCCGGGCCTTGCGCTTCGGTCTGCTGGCCCTGTTGCTGGCGGCCTTGCAGGCCTCGGCGGCCGACCTGCAGAAGCTGTCGGCCTGGCCGCCGGCCGCCGGCCGCGAGCCGGCGCTGGAGCAGGCGCTGCTGCGCCAGCTGTCGGCCTCGCGTTGGTGCGATGGCGGCCAGCTCCAGGCCCTGCTGCAGGATCGCTCGGTGCAACTGTTCCGGCTCGAAGCGCCAGCCAGCGCCACCGGACCTTCGCTGCTGGTGGACGAGGATCCGATCGTCGAGCTGTTCGCCCTGGCCTACCGCGATGACCGCGGCTGTGCCCGGCTCAAGGTCGGCGGGCGCACCCAGCCCAATCCGCCGGGCAGCCTGATCAGCCCCTGGGCCCACCATGACCTGCAGGGCCGCGAGGCGGCCTCGCCGTTGCTGGTGCTGATACAGGATGCCAAGGCGGTGCGCGCCTGGGTGGAGCTGATGCCGCGCGAGGAATTCCAGCGCCGCACCGGCCAGCATTGGATGGCCATGGCCGGCTTCGTCGGCATGCTGCTCCTGATCCCCTTCCTCAGCCTGCAGCTGGGGGTGATGGGCGAGGGCCGACTCTCGCTGGCCTATGCCTTCTACGTCGCCACGTTGCTGTTCTGGTCGCTTCAGAACTTCGGTCTGGGCCAGCAATGGTTGTCGTTCTGGCCGGCCTCGGCCTGGTTCCCGGAGCTGCACGGCCTGTCGGTCAGCCTGCTGACCCTGGGCATAGGCGTGGCCACGCTGGCGGCCTTGCAGCTGCGTGGCCGCGAGCGCCTGGCCCTGGCCGTGCCCGTCGCCGCCGTGGCCCTGCTGTTCGGCGTGGCCTACAAGTTCGAGGGCCTGTACCGCTACTCGGCCCTGGCCCTGGTGCTGCTGGCCGGCGCCGTGATCTCCATGCTGCTGCGCCGGCTGCGCGCCAGGCACAGCGTCGACCCCTGGTTCCTGGCCGGCCTGGGCGCCAACATGCTGGGCGGCGGGATCCAGTCGCTGACCATCGTGCTGCCCGACACGGCCTTGCGCGGCTTCGGCGGCTATGCCTTTGCCGTCGGCAATCTGGTCCATGCCATGGCCTGGGTGACGGCGGTGCAGCGCCGCCATGCGCGCGACCGAGAGGCGCAGCGCCTGCAGCTCGAATTCGACGCCACCCATGATCCGGTCACCCGCCTGCCCAACCGCCAATGGCTGGACGGCCGGCTGCAGCAGAGCATCGACGAGATCGCCTCGGCGCCCCTGCTCAGCCACGGCGGCCTGTTCGTGGACCTGGACCGCTTCAAGCAGATCAACGACACCCTGGGCCATTCCAAGGGCGACGAGCTGCTGTGCCTGCTGTCGGCCCGGCTGGCCGATCTGTTCGGCGACCATGGCACGGTGACCCGCTTCGGTGGCGACGAGTACTTCGTCGTGGTCCACGAGGCCTGCGGCGAAGCGGAGCTGGCCCTGCTGGGCAGCGACGTGCTGCGCCGTCTGCAGGAGCCCATCCTGCTCGATGGCCGCACGCTGCGCATCTCGGCCAGCATTGGCATGGTGGTCATAGGCGAGCAGTACCGCATTCCCGAAGACGTGATCCGCGATGCCGACCTGGCCCTGCACCGCGCCAAGCACCGCGGCCGGGCCCGCTTCGAGATCTTCGAGCCGGCCATGCGCAAGGCGGCGGACGAGCGCTTCCGCATCGAGTCCGACATGCGCGGCGCGATCGAGCGCCAGGAGTTCAAGCCCTTCTTCCAGCCCATCATCCAGCTCGAGGGCATGAGCCACGCCGGCTTCGAGGCGCTGGTGCGCTGGGAGCATGGAAAGCAGGGCTTCATCGGACCGGGCGACTTCATCCCGGTGGCCGAGGAGAACGGCCTGATCTGCGAGATCGGCCTGCAGGTGATGGAGGGCAGCATGCGCCAGGTGGCGGAATGGCGGCGAGCCGGCCTGTGGCGCGAGGGCTGGTATGTCAGCGTCAACGTCTCGGGCGTGCAGCTGCGCGATGCCAACCTGGTCGAGCGCTTTGCCGAACTGCGCAGCCTGCTGGGTCTGAGATCCGGCGACATCCGCATCGAGGTCACCGAGAGCTCGGTGATCGCCAACCAGGACGTGGCCTTCGGCCTGCTGCCGCGGCTCAAGGAGCAGGGCTTCCTGCTGTGCATGGACGACTTCGGCACCGGCTATTCCTCGCTCAGCTACCTCAGCGAGCTGCCCTTCGACGTGCTCAAGATCGACCGTTCCTTCATCACCGACCTGTGCAAGCGGCGCGAGCTGTCGGCCCTGGTCACCACGGTGATCAACCTGGCCGACACCATGGGCATGCTGGTGGTGGCCGAGGGCATCGAGGAGAAGGACCAGTGCGAGGCCCTGCACGGCCTGCACTGCGGCTACGGCCAGGGCTATCTGTTCTCGCGGCCCATGAATGCCGAGCAGGCCACGCGCTGGCTGGAAGCCGCCAGCGCCCGCAGCCATCCGGCGGCGGCCTGA
- a CDS encoding radical SAM protein, with protein sequence MGKLKVLVVNCYSDNNRGARGNPFFVPQSIAALSLAGAFSNEHCELRVACEFRSGPFEDLKALAWPQLLVLTGLNAALDRMKQLCAYAKTLNPGVTVVVGGPLARVLPRYCSRFFDVVLDGDAEALAELAASLYGPEHRAEPVRPRYELAPSWHPVGYAEASRNCNFACDFCSMTAEGRPHQTLPLEHVRAQLERLQGKQCVMFLDQNFFAGPRQHLQERLDLLAEFHDAGRIGGWAALVTSDFFAKPEWMDKARASGCIGFFSGVESLDDDQLRSYAKKQNLQLPGTERMRRCLAAGMTFHYGLIYDPLQRRARALRDEVEAIAADPTLTLPSFVSLAIPLLGTPMFRRQLEQGVLLPGLKLRDMDGRSLLTQSLDGPDELMPLLAEMDHCLVSPAQARRHAFGLWRHYRKILPRRALVSALSADVGCLLRRFSTATRDAHLGASATRRSHFGPSERLGTLYQPRIALAESYRGHFEATAVTDGAGELHPDLWSDLGNRPAVLQPVQLLTEVRRPPALLRD encoded by the coding sequence ATGGGCAAGCTGAAGGTCCTGGTCGTCAACTGCTATTCCGACAACAACCGCGGGGCGCGTGGCAATCCCTTCTTCGTTCCGCAGTCGATTGCGGCGCTGTCGCTGGCCGGCGCTTTCTCGAACGAGCATTGCGAGCTGCGCGTGGCCTGCGAGTTCCGCAGCGGGCCCTTCGAGGACCTGAAGGCCCTGGCCTGGCCGCAGCTGCTGGTGCTGACCGGGCTGAACGCGGCGCTGGACCGGATGAAGCAGCTCTGCGCCTATGCCAAGACCCTCAACCCGGGCGTGACCGTGGTCGTCGGCGGGCCGCTGGCGCGCGTGCTGCCGCGCTACTGCAGCCGCTTCTTCGACGTGGTCCTGGACGGCGATGCCGAAGCCCTGGCCGAGCTGGCGGCCAGTCTCTACGGGCCCGAGCATCGTGCCGAGCCGGTACGGCCGCGCTACGAGCTGGCGCCGAGCTGGCATCCGGTCGGCTACGCCGAGGCCAGCCGCAACTGCAACTTCGCCTGCGACTTCTGCTCGATGACGGCCGAGGGCCGGCCCCACCAGACCCTGCCGCTCGAGCATGTGCGGGCCCAGCTGGAGCGCCTGCAGGGCAAGCAATGCGTGATGTTCCTGGACCAGAACTTCTTCGCCGGTCCGCGGCAGCATTTGCAGGAGCGGCTGGACCTGCTGGCCGAGTTCCACGACGCCGGCCGGATCGGCGGCTGGGCGGCCCTGGTGACCTCGGACTTCTTCGCCAAGCCCGAATGGATGGACAAGGCCAGGGCCAGCGGCTGCATAGGGTTCTTCAGCGGCGTCGAATCTCTGGATGACGATCAATTGCGGAGTTATGCCAAGAAGCAGAACCTGCAGCTGCCGGGCACCGAGCGCATGCGCCGCTGCCTGGCGGCCGGCATGACCTTTCACTACGGCCTGATCTACGACCCCTTGCAGCGCCGGGCCCGGGCCCTGCGCGACGAGGTCGAGGCGATCGCCGCCGATCCCACGCTGACCCTGCCCAGCTTCGTCAGCCTGGCCATCCCGCTGCTGGGTACGCCCATGTTCAGGCGCCAGCTCGAGCAGGGCGTGTTGCTGCCGGGCCTGAAGCTGCGCGACATGGACGGTCGTTCGCTGCTGACTCAAAGCCTGGATGGGCCTGACGAGCTGATGCCGCTGCTGGCCGAGATGGACCACTGCCTGGTCTCGCCGGCCCAGGCGCGCCGCCATGCCTTCGGCCTGTGGCGGCACTACCGCAAGATCCTGCCGCGACGGGCCCTGGTGTCGGCCCTGAGCGCCGATGTCGGCTGCCTGTTGCGCCGCTTCTCAACGGCCACGCGCGACGCCCACCTCGGCGCCTCGGCGACGCGCCGCAGCCACTTTGGGCCGAGCGAAAGGCTGGGCACGCTGTACCAGCCTCGCATCGCTCTCGCCGAGTCCTATCGTGGCCATTTCGAGGCCACCGCGGTCACCGATGGGGCCGGCGAACTCCATCCCGACCTGTGGTCCGACCTGGGCAATCGGCCGGCCGTGCTGCAGCCGGTTCAGCTGCTCACCGAGGTCCGGCGTCCGCCGGCACTGCTGCGAGACTAG